Below is a window of Methanofollis sp. DNA.
CGAAGTACCTGATATCGAGCATCATCTCCTCAAGTTCGTGGAGAATGGGTTCGGCAAACCTGATGTTTGCGGCCGCACGCACCCTCGAGTCATAGCGCATCGCGGTCAGAACGATCCGCGCCACATGATCACTTGCACCGAAGGCGACCTCCCCGACAGGTTGGACTGCCTCGCCGAGGCGGACGATCCGGCCCCGCACCGCTGCGACGTCCTCTGGCCCGCGCGCCTTCTCCAGGGCATACGCGATGTTCGTGCCGACTTCTGGGACGAGGCAGGGGTCCATCCCCTCGCGCAGCAGGTCGACGGCCGCAGAGAGGGCCCTGAGAACCGGGTCCCGTTCTTCCTGACTCATGGCAGATCCTCTCGCACCGCGGGGGGATAATCCTAACGCAGGCCGAGTTCGTCCTTCCGTGCCGCGAGAGAGGCGATGGCGATCTCGTAGAACTCCCCGGCTTCCATGAGACTGTTCACCGCGGCGATCCTCTCCCTTTCGCACCCGGCGGCAAAGGCCTTCTCCTTCAGTTTCTTCTTCACGGTCTTCGGGGTGACATCGGTGATCGCCCCCCCTTTAACGCGGGCGCAGGCGATGAGAAAACCGCTGATGCTGTCGGCCGCCTGGAGGGATAGGTCGAGCCTTTCCGAGTACGGCGCAAAGAGGAGATGATTGTGCCTTTCGACCGCCAGACATACCTCTTCAGGGAGGCCCTCGCCCCTGAGGAGGGCAGCACCCTCGATGCCATGCCTGTTCATGTCGCCGCCGAAGGCCTCGTAGTCGATGTCGTGGAGGATGCCGATCACCTCCCAGAGGTCGGCATCCTCTCCGAAGGCGTCGGCAAGGCCGCGGAGGATTGTCGCGGTGGCGATGCAGTGCGTGCGAAGCGAGTCAGATGCCACATGCCGCCCGAGGAGGACCAGTGCTTCGTCCCTGTCCATGCGGAGAGGTAGGGCCCTGGCCGGAAAAAGATGGCGGAGAAGAAGAGATATAGAGGTAGGGAAAGAACAGGTGAGTATTATGGACGCACGTATACTGGATGTGCTGACCGGAGCCGCGAGCCTGCTCGTCTTCATCGTCCTTCTCATCGCCCTGCCAGGAATGTTTCAGGGCATCGATCCGGGGAACAACAACCTGATCGGACTCGCCTATATCGTTGCCCTCGTGCTCTTCCTCGTCACGATGAGCGGCGCAGGCTATGTCATCAACGAGAAGATTTCCTGACCTTATACAGATTCTGCTTTTTTTTCCATTTGTAGTATGAGAGGGGGTGGCTCACCTTCTCGCAGGCCTCGTCGCGGCGAACGCAGAGGCCGTGTGTCCGCATCGTCGCACACGACGGGGCGGTGTACTCGGTCCCGGCCCGGCCGGAGATGTGCTCCACCTGGTACATCGTCATCGAGAGGTCGAAGTCTGGCGCCCTCTGGAAGACCGCGACGATCTGTGTCGTCGACAGCCCGATGTTGTGGAGGAAGGCGGTGAGGGCGAACCTGCCGACATGGGGGAGGTTGGTCCCGGCGGTGACCGCCTTGATGAGGGTCGCAATGCAGGGCGGGAAAGAGGACTCGTCCACCTCACCGAACTCCTCGAGGGCGCGCTGCTGGAGAGCGGCGGCGATTTCATCAGTATAGGACCGTAAAATCCTGCAGACCTCCTCGGGGACGGTGAGTGGAAGCCTCTCCCTGATGATCGCCCTGATCCGCTCCTCGACCAGTTCCTGCATCTCCTCGGGCAGGAGAGAGACATGACCGTTTTCGACTCGTCGGTTAACGAGCCGCCAGCGCTCGTCATTGAGCGGGCCGATCAGCCCGACATAGGCGACCACCGGCAGGGTGGGCCGCTCAAGGTCGATCCCGACCCTTTCGGCGATGCGGACCATCCGCTCCCTGTCCTCCCGCACGAACCAGGAATATGCGCGCCGCGCCTCGAACTGCGAGAGCCGCTCTATGAGCATCCGGTCGTTGATGCAGGAGACGAGCATCCGTGCAAGGACATAGGTGAAGATGTCCTCCTTCGCGTCCCTGCCATAGACCCCGCACTCTGCGGGATTCTTCTGGGCAAGCGTGTCCCCGACCCGCCGCGTGGCGTGTTCAAGGAGGGCCTTGCCCAGTTCAGACCTGAGGATCAGGTCGAGGGTGCCGGACTCGTTCCTGACGTAGTCCTGTGCCTCCTCTAAAAATGGATATCTGGCGAGGTCCTGGACATCAACCATGTTCAGTCAGCTTCGATGCGCGGCGCGAGCAGGTACTCGACATGCCCCTTCCCGCCGGCGAGGTCAAAGGCTACCTTCACCGGGTGGTCGATGCCCAGGGCGACGCTGACTTTCTCTGAGCGGCCCATGACCTTGCCCATATCCTTGAGATAGTCGAGGGAGAAGAGCGAGCGCGCCTCGGCAGGCTGAAGAGAGATGAGCTGATCGCGCCCGAGTTCGAGCTTGATGTGGTCGGTGTCGCCTTCAGCCATCATGTAAAATATCTCGGCCTTCGGGTCGATGCCAAGGGCGATCTTGTCTGAAATGACGTCCGCGGCCTTGATCGCAGTGGAGAGCGCGCTGCCGGTGAGCTCGACCTTGCCGGGGAGTTCGATGGCAGGGGGGTTCGGGTCTTTCCGGATTGTATTGATGTCAAGGAGCGTGACAGAATACTGGTAACTCCCGAATGCAAGTTCCAGCCGGCGGCTGCCCTCAGGGAGGTTCAGAGATAAAATATCGCCTTTCCCCATCATCCCGAGGATATTTTTCATCTTTGCAATATCGATCCCGAGTTCGTCGGGAGTCGCCTCGTAGGTCTCGAAGGCGTCCTTGCCGAGGTCCAGAGAGACCATGGCGACATTCGCGGTGTCGACGGCGCAGGTTCTCACCCCGGTTCCATCAACGTGGAGCCGGCATTCGGTCACCAGCGCGGCCAGGGCGTCGATCGACTCCCGGAAGGTATCTGCATCAATCGTTGCTTTTAACATTACAAACCCCTTATATGACTCTATTATACATTATATCATGATATTTTTTATTCTATCCGGTATCCCAACAGAGGCCTGAGGAGACGAGGCAAAAAAATCATGACATCACAATGGACACGGGACAAATACTATACCCGGGCAATGAGGGAGGGTTTCCGGGCACGGGCCGCCTACAAATTGCTGGAGATACAGAAGAGGCACACGGCGATCAGGGACGACGACAATGTCGTCGACCTCGGCGCCGCGCCGGGCAGCTGGCTGCAGGTTCTCAAGACCTTCACCCGGGGGACGATCATCGGCGTCGACCTCAACTCGATCGCCCCGGTGGAGGGCGTGAAGACGATTGTCGGAGACTTCACGACACCGGAGGTACAGGAAGAGGTGCGCGGACTCGCCGGCGGAATCGTATCGGTCGTGACCTGCGATGCCTCTCCGAAGCTCTC
It encodes the following:
- a CDS encoding thiamine-phosphate synthase family protein — its product is MSQEERDPVLRALSAAVDLLREGMDPCLVPEVGTNIAYALEKARGPEDVAAVRGRIVRLGEAVQPVGEVAFGASDHVARIVLTAMRYDSRVRAAANIRFAEPILHELEEMMLDIRYFDRDQEPPGIKTMDWGVASCCKTGVPDVIYDRGASGKEPMVRILGEDPGEVAHNILKLSRRIKNTNLRDRCEWE
- a CDS encoding HD domain-containing protein, which translates into the protein MDRDEALVLLGRHVASDSLRTHCIATATILRGLADAFGEDADLWEVIGILHDIDYEAFGGDMNRHGIEGAALLRGEGLPEEVCLAVERHNHLLFAPYSERLDLSLQAADSISGFLIACARVKGGAITDVTPKTVKKKLKEKAFAAGCERERIAAVNSLMEAGEFYEIAIASLAARKDELGLR
- a CDS encoding DNA primase large subunit PriL, whose product is MVDVQDLARYPFLEEAQDYVRNESGTLDLILRSELGKALLEHATRRVGDTLAQKNPAECGVYGRDAKEDIFTYVLARMLVSCINDRMLIERLSQFEARRAYSWFVREDRERMVRIAERVGIDLERPTLPVVAYVGLIGPLNDERWRLVNRRVENGHVSLLPEEMQELVEERIRAIIRERLPLTVPEEVCRILRSYTDEIAAALQQRALEEFGEVDESSFPPCIATLIKAVTAGTNLPHVGRFALTAFLHNIGLSTTQIVAVFQRAPDFDLSMTMYQVEHISGRAGTEYTAPSCATMRTHGLCVRRDEACEKVSHPLSYYKWKKKQNLYKVRKSSR
- a CDS encoding DNA polymerase sliding clamp, encoding MLKATIDADTFRESIDALAALVTECRLHVDGTGVRTCAVDTANVAMVSLDLGKDAFETYEATPDELGIDIAKMKNILGMMGKGDILSLNLPEGSRRLELAFGSYQYSVTLLDINTIRKDPNPPAIELPGKVELTGSALSTAIKAADVISDKIALGIDPKAEIFYMMAEGDTDHIKLELGRDQLISLQPAEARSLFSLDYLKDMGKVMGRSEKVSVALGIDHPVKVAFDLAGGKGHVEYLLAPRIEAD
- a CDS encoding RlmE family RNA methyltransferase, yielding MTSQWTRDKYYTRAMREGFRARAAYKLLEIQKRHTAIRDDDNVVDLGAAPGSWLQVLKTFTRGTIIGVDLNSIAPVEGVKTIVGDFTTPEVQEEVRGLAGGIVSVVTCDASPKLSGATSYDQARAIALGEDALAFAVTILKEGGNFVCKSFQGEDFPELYAEVKKHFLSVRTFRPLASRRGSKEIYIVAKNFRRQKDGAEG